A stretch of the Neofelis nebulosa isolate mNeoNeb1 chromosome 1, mNeoNeb1.pri, whole genome shotgun sequence genome encodes the following:
- the LOC131516952 gene encoding uncharacterized protein LOC131516952: MRMMVMMVMMVMMVMMVVMVMMVVMVVMVMMVVMVMMVMMVMMVVMVMMVMMVVMVMMVVMVIIVMMVMMVMMVVMVLMVMMVMMVVMVLMVVMVMMVMMVVMVMMVMIVVMVMMVMIVVMVMIVMMVVMVMMVVMMVMMVAMMVMMVVMVMVVMMVVIMVIMVVIMVIMVVIMVIMVMTLMVVMVMIMIARRARAKDEL, encoded by the coding sequence atgaggatgatggtgatgatggtgatgatggtgatgatggtgatgatggtggtcatggtgatgatggtggtcatggtggtcatggtgatgatggtggtcatGGTGATGATGGTCATGATGGTCATGATGGTGgtcatggtgatgatggtgatgatggtggtcatggtgatgatggtggtcatggtgatcatagtgatgatggtgatgatggtgatgatggtggtcatggtgttgatggtgatgatggtgatgatggtggtcatGGTGTTGATGGTGgtcatggtgatgatggtgatgatggtggtcatggtgatgatggtgatgatagtggtcatggtgatgatggtgatgatagtggtcatggtgatgatagtgatgatggtggtgatggtgatgatggtggtgatgatggtgatgatggtggcgatgatggtgatgatggtggtcatggtgatggtggtgatgatggtggtgatcaTGGTGATCATGGTGGTGATCATGGTGATCATGGTGGTGATCATGGTGATCATGGTGATGACattaatggtggtgatggtgatgataatgatcgCAAGAAGAGCAAGAGCTAAAGATGAATTATAG